The window GGTAACGGGCGATCTAAGGGCGGGCAGTTGTTCACAGAGGATTGCCATAGCGGTTCAGAGGGgtaatgctgccagccttcttgGAACCCTTCCAAGCGGCGACGAGCTACGAATATCACTATTATGgaatctctttattatttgtaattattaattttaaggaATCTAGCGGCCACCGTTTTCGGTTTACTGTGACTATATTAtgcaatggaaaactataatactttctactaaaatgCTTTATGTTGTGTGGCataatttgtacaaatattttttttttcgctaagaaataaaagaaattaacaaaagtgCGAAGTAATCGCcctaagttataaataaaccaaattaCAAAACCGCCATTTTGGATGTCGTGTTTCACATTCGACTGCGCTGCCTCATCAATATCGATcgtaaatcaatattttatttatagaaatcgCTTATTTATGCTGCAGACTCGAACCGCATTCAAATATCCAAATATATCGCGAGAAACGTGGCCCGAATTGAAAGTTTAGTACTACTTGTGCCCCGGGGCTTACCTTACCttacctaaaaaaaaattgtaattttttaatgctttataaaaatatacatacgtaGATGTTTTGACTACCACAATGTTAAAATAgctgtaggtatatttacaacttgtgtaataatgtaagtatgtttTCATGGTGTCATCAATATCAATCAAtggtattgttttatttaggtacctcAACCGAATGATTTTATATGGCTTTTTAATATTCAGTGGGCCATCATTGGCGCctgtatcataataaaaagttattaagttaaatgctacatgtaaaaaaaaattgtcctGTACATGGCCTGTATTTCTTCGCTATTATGTTAAGCACAATGTTCTGTCTCCAAGACACACACAAGACTACAGCAACCCGGCAAACATTGAAGTGATGCATCAAAGCCATTGTATTCCTACGACGCGGCTATGCCTGTATGGGCGTTTGTTCTACCCGACGGTGCATGAATTCATGTTTGCGTGCTACATGCTTAATACTGTCGTGTTCTGCTCTAATTTATGCATTTAATATCCACTAAACGCTTGGGACGAAAATCTAGACCAATTTTACCAccttagaaattattatatagtgaatttatattttgggcACGAAATTGCATTATAGTGCAGTTTAAGTTGATTGAGCATGAAATGAAGAAAAGAATAACTACTACGATCAACTACTTCGGaattttataagcttttattacaagcttataacttgcaatgtacgtacagccaacagcacatcaacctgcccaaactcattgcaaactcgccgcttgatgtgctgttgactgtatataTGCACTACTTACAGTAGTTCGggtggatttttttaaactcaattttgaagcagttATCTTCGACCGATAGAGCTGAAATCTTGTACACGCGTTTAGTTTGGttgctaatttattattatgacagCGAGACCTAACGTTGTACTTAGGAGCGGCGCCCGACGAAGGaattcctcaacggtttactgtacataaatgatttttttgtcacgcattgaatgcaataagatttATCGGACATTAAAGCTTGTAAATGACTTATTCGTTAATTATATTCATGTAGATaggcataatttatttctttctttagaCAAAATTTGTCTTTTTCTTAGCTTGTTTCGATGAAATAAgcataatcctactaatattataaacgcgaaaatttgtgaggatatatgtgtgtatgtatgttttgttacttttcaCGCAAAACCTACTGAACGGATTGAAATGGatggatgaaatttggtacacgggtagaatataacctggaatagaacacatagggtactttttatcccgaaattcctaagGTAAGGTAAGCCTCGGGGCACAAGTAGTACTAAACTTTCAATTCGGGCCACGTTTCTCGCGATATATTTGGATATTTGAATGTGGTTCGAGTTTGCAGCATAAATAAGCggtttctataaataaaatattgatttacgATCGATATTGATGAGGCAGCGCAGTCGAATGTGAAACACGACATCCAAAATGGCGGTTTTGtaatttggtttatttataacttaggGCGATTACTTCGcacttttgttaatttcttttatttcttagcgaaaaaaaaatatttgtacaaattatGCCACACTACATAAAGcattttagtagaaaatattatagtcaCAGTAAACCGAAAACGGTGGCCGCTAAATTCCTTTTAATCTACTGTGACcacattgtattgtaaaaactataatattttctataaacattatttatgtgtTGTGACATAATgtgtacatatgtatatatatattttttttcgctaaaaaataaaagaaattaataaaaatgtgaagtggcgctagtgtgcgagTAATCGCTTTAACTAATGAcccatttgtaataatatgaacTTTCCtcgataatttttatgtacgAAGATCGCAATCAGTTACCCCTAACGGGGTCTAAAAGCCATATACCTATACAATAcacacataattatatacaggACAAAGTACATTGTACAATACGCACATTgtcttatatatttgtaagatATTTCGTTGAATATTACAAGTAGTTTAATTACTCGGTTGTTTGGTGgcgaaaaaacaaaaactaggAAAGCagatcctgggctccgacactcaaTGGGtgggaagaaaccgagaaaacgcttCGATGACAGAAAGACAGAGATCTGAGACTTTCGGATGTTTAGTGAAACTTAGTCTGCGACAAGTAGTTCGTTATGCCCAACTGCCACAAAGCGAGAATATCCGGGCTAGTCTAGGAACACCATGGAATACTTGGGGACAACACATTTAGGTCCCCCTGACGCACGGCACGGTAAACTGTTTGcacaaaatgtgattttgttGCTAAGTGTACCAACTTTCTtatgtatttcaaaaaatgttttcttttgttgCTAAGTGTACCAATTGATATTTTCACAGTCACGGTAATCAAGGGTATTCTTATAAGATTTCACAGGCTTCATGCGAACAAATTgatttagaaatagaaatttatttctttatcataagaaattgttataaaaccttgttttatattcattcAACATTTAAAAGGTTCTTGTTGAGTTCTTCCCATCTCTTTCTATCTTGAGCCATCCTTTTGACCCCCCTGTACGACACCACTCTTGCTCTTTCTTTTCCTTTACCTGTTTTcgcttttttgttttatcactacatagtataaaacaaagtcattccctctgtctgtccctatgtatgctgaGATCTTTAAAGCTAcagaatagttttttttattaaatagtgtgattcctgaggaaggtttaagttaacccgagcgaagtcggcacgggccgctagtatattatGAACATACTTTTTTCCAGCCAACTTTATCCTTGGCTAGTAACTGGTTTACTAATGACACACAAGCAACCCTTGCGAAAGATCATCTATCGTTTTCTGTAAACAAAACAGATAACTCATGAACCAACCATGTTAGCGATCCTGTCAACGATCgatcaaaatacaaaatattttctaaaaatcagTCCAAAAAGCGAAGTTGCACGCAACAGTACCAATTTTTACGcacgataaaaattaaataagtagtatatttattacatcgaTAACGGCTCCTATTGTTTGACCATCTGTCTGTGTGTTACGTTTGGAGAATAAGGTATTTTTGAAGGAAATTAGTTGCTCTGAATGTTAAATCTTAAATGGTATCCTGAAATTGGTGTTTCgacttttttaattacaaaaggTAGCTATGAAAGTATTTCTTTTCTTGAAAACGCTTTTCCTGTTTCCCCGATCGCTTTGTGAAGTCTTTCATTCTTTTCTTTTGGTaatatttcattgtatttttggtagaatatatatatatttgttatgtatgtattattatagaaagCCTTCTGTTTCCATGTCGTAAAATGAGTACTGTTgaatataattgaattttgatttatgcCACAAGGAGCGGGCCCTGTGCTCCGTCGTTTAAGGACTagttaataaagttaaagattttattattactagctgcgccccggggcttcgcttccgtgagaatttcgcaataaaaagtgttattgcaggatatattctacccgcatgtagattttgcgtgaaagagtaacaaacatacacacatacatcctcacaaacttttcgcatttataatattagcatgattattaaaagttaaaaaaaaaattaatatcgaaGATGGTTTTTCCATTCCATTTTTGATCGTGTTTAGTGGGTTGcctaatacaaatatttacatttttgtcttACTTTACTCCTGACATAACCAAAAGTAACGCATTCTGTAACTTTGTGTGCCAACACCTCTCGATTACAATAGTATTGATcatgtttttttgtaaacatttccCAAGCAGTCTCGTTTCGAACGATCAGTTCAACAATAGAACATACTTTCTCTTCAGTGCTGCGACTGGggtagataaaaatatcttgaaatttgtgttttttatcaCATTGAGGTGAAAAAGTTATCTGCCGACTGtggtagatatttttatttggaaaattgTGCTTTTTATCACATTGAATTGTGGTGAAATACTTATACTAATCACTTATACATAGAGAAAAGGGATTAATTATGTCGGATGCAACATCTGTAGGTAGGATTAGTtctattatcaattttatcattatcgtCACAgatggaataaattaatttcccaGAAGATAGAGTTTTCTAAACatcaaattaacattatttttttacctgaaCAAACACATGTAAATGTTGTAATATGTTAAGATACGTAAGgatgattaatttttaatacgaCCTCTGCACCTCTACATACCATGAGCTAAATGAATGACATCATGACGAtgtctataataattatgttttctctgtctatggaccgccatctagcggtaataaaaaaacaattaaacttaataaaattaagtataatctCAATCTCAATTCTTATTCCAGGGTGGGAGGCGGAGGGCGAGAAGGCGCCGTTCCTCCGGAACGAGCCAGTCAAGCTGACTCCAGCGTGGGAGGCCACCAACCTGCCCAATGACACGCTCAACTTGAAAGGTAACCACTTGACACGCTTTTGACAACGACTGTACTTGTATCTGCCGGCTCGGCACGTGGCACTATCGCTTTTGACGCTGACTATACGGGAATAGGGTGAccacaaataaaatctgaaacattttcagaacaaaaaaatatggacaAGGTTCCCCGTTCATATTTTGGAATATCAGGTTGGAATCTATATTAAAAGACtacttacattaaataagtttgtatatgAATAGTCATAAATTGTAAACATCATAgttatattaacttttaaattgtcTCGTTGCATCGTAAGTTTTATAAACCTTCGCTAAATGATATCACAATGCAATTCAATTGGCTCACCAATCAACTGCCCATTCCGAAAGTTAATGTACCCATCATATTCGGTTATTGTCGGAATGACTCATCTTTAAATggctatttattttacacgcTAGCTCAGACAAGCCGTCTGGCGCGATGCGTATAGCGGTCCACTACCtgtcgaaaggtcccaggttcgatccccggctGTTGGCCGGGCAACTATTCaacatgttttataatttagttctCATTTATTCCCATGTtgaatctatttaaaatatccaaCCCACTTCCCAACGCAGTGTCACAGCTGTTATAGCAGTAGGCACATTTCTAAAAGTGGGAGACGAAATGCTTTACTAAAACACACGCGGGTTTCTTCAATAAACTCGTGTGCACCTAAGTATCGCTACAATTTTTTGTCTTACAATGGCAATGTCATTTTCGACGATTTGTCTAAAGTTGTAGTCAACATCAACAACAAATACGCTTTATTATATTCAGATTTCACTTCTTTAAATCTTCCAGGTATTGCCATGGACTTGGCTCCGCCGAAAGACAGATGGAACCTGATCTACCTTACGCTAATTCTGCACGGTCTTGGGACCCTCACAGCATGGAACATGTTCATCACGGCCAAGGATTACTTCGTGAAGTACAAGTTGGTGGACCGACCAGACTTGGCCGACAACTACTTGGCGTACGTCGGCTGGGCCAGCCAGCTGCCCAATGTTGTATTCAACTGGCTCAATATATTTGTTCAAATTGGGtgagaatttaattttattaaaatatagagtgattttttatacattaacaTTCTTTTGTCTACAAGCTCAAACCAtgatactgaacaacttttttcaattttaggtTGCTCTCATACGAAAAGTTATTCTGTATTATCTAGACAAAGGATGGCAATGTAGGAAAAAAAATCgctgtatgttttttaaagtttaaatttattttctgacaATAAGTTgctgattaattaattattcggCTGatcgaaaaaatattctgcttttcataatgatataaattccgaacaaatttgtaaatatttgctGACCATACTTTGCTACCATACCAAGTAGCAATTTTATCtaacaaaagatattttttgatcACCAAATTACGACTCTGCTGactgtttaaataaaaccatCAAAATATGATATGTGTTTGTCCACAGCGGTAACCTGACAACGCGTATTGTGTGGTCGCTGTGCATAGAAGTGGGTATCTTTGTGTTCACGATAATATTGGCCATGTTGGACACGCAAAGTATACCCGTTGTGTTCTTCTGGCTCACCATGATATCTGTGCTGCTTCTCAACGGTTAGTTTGTTATgactgattttaattaatcaaccAATCAACAAAAACGTTTATTAGCGAGAACAGGTACATATAGAGAGTATAATATCATTACGTAGCTTAGTGTTTTCTGATTGTCAGGcgtacaaaaaatttatacgGTCGCGTTCGATTGTTAATTACAAAagcaggtattaaacgcgcattTACCTTTAGTATCACAGACAACTTGTAGAATTACAGCGGAATcttaaaaaatttagtttttgttttgtgggacgatagcatgctctccatttaaatttgcataccctcAGCCGGTGAAACGTGTAACGTGctttaagttttcttttatcaccacattgtaaataacGCAAACTCATATTTatgcaaacaaataattttctttctaaaataaaatgatcgTTGCAGCATTCAACGCGATCTTCCAAAACTCAGTGTACGGGGTTGCCGCCCGCCTCCCCCCCAAATACACGGGGGCTGTGGTGTTCGGGTCCAACATCTGCGGCACCCTGGTGGTGTTCCTGGACTGGGGCTCCCACATGTTCGGCAACAAGAGAACAGCGGctatatattactttatagCCGGCATATTGGTGCTTTTGGTGTGTTTCGACACCTACTTCGCGTTACCTCTCAATGTGAgtattaaaaatcatgtcagatgcctttgtTTGTGTTAGCAATAAAGCACTCGATAAGAATAAAGAATCTTTAGTATTGTTTGTATTGAAAGTATTGTTTATGctttttgacaatattttttttcatgtcaatgtaatgtttggtagaaattaatctttaaaaagggaaagagataaaaatataaaaaaattggctTAAAAGCTAGTGTTAATGGTGAATCGGAAGGACGTGCattgggattttttttattcactgcCGGTCGAGGTTTTCGATTCATATATTTcaatgtacttaattttaatgaattaaagaATAGTCAACGTCTGTgagaaatttattgtaattcgACTAACTGcgataaaaaagttataacaaagcttgtaatttttactaaagtatacgaacttatttttttttcttttgatttaaaaaaaagattcgatacatagttttaaagtACACTTTTGACGTGAACAAACGATAGAAGAGAAGTCTAATGAAGAATATAGAATTGGAATGTGTTTATATGTGCCGCAGAGGTTCTACCGC is drawn from Plodia interpunctella isolate USDA-ARS_2022_Savannah chromosome 24, ilPloInte3.2, whole genome shotgun sequence and contains these coding sequences:
- the LOC128680408 gene encoding equilibrative nucleoside transporter 1-like isoform X2 produces the protein MLNLKWYPEIGVSTFLITKGWEAEGEKAPFLRNEPVKLTPAWEATNLPNDTLNLKGIAMDLAPPKDRWNLIYLTLILHGLGTLTAWNMFITAKDYFVKYKLVDRPDLADNYLAYVGWASQLPNVVFNWLNIFVQIGGNLTTRIVWSLCIEVGIFVFTIILAMLDTQSIPVVFFWLTMISVLLLNAFNAIFQNSVYGVAARLPPKYTGAVVFGSNICGTLVVFLDWGSHMFGNKRTAAIYYFIAGILVLLVCFDTYFALPLNRFYRYHDTLQQRSLRANPALAAAPAPAPRVRYGAILRQAWVQLYNIFAVFFVTLTIFPSVHSEIQPITEGFLGANFVRITCFLTFNLTAMIGNITASLWQFPSRRWLSVFVTLRFLFIPFFLVCKYNVSARRLPVLVTSDYVYWAGSALFGWSSGHGSSLAMMYVSGGAVSPAHAPVAGMLGSATLVSGILAGLLFTFACPLLTQLSF
- the LOC128680408 gene encoding equilibrative nucleoside transporter 1-like isoform X1, with amino-acid sequence MVMRSEGESLLRPEQNPVVMSQSRGAGWEAEGEKAPFLRNEPVKLTPAWEATNLPNDTLNLKGIAMDLAPPKDRWNLIYLTLILHGLGTLTAWNMFITAKDYFVKYKLVDRPDLADNYLAYVGWASQLPNVVFNWLNIFVQIGGNLTTRIVWSLCIEVGIFVFTIILAMLDTQSIPVVFFWLTMISVLLLNAFNAIFQNSVYGVAARLPPKYTGAVVFGSNICGTLVVFLDWGSHMFGNKRTAAIYYFIAGILVLLVCFDTYFALPLNRFYRYHDTLQQRSLRANPALAAAPAPAPRVRYGAILRQAWVQLYNIFAVFFVTLTIFPSVHSEIQPITEGFLGANFVRITCFLTFNLTAMIGNITASLWQFPSRRWLSVFVTLRFLFIPFFLVCKYNVSARRLPVLVTSDYVYWAGSALFGWSSGHGSSLAMMYVSGGAVSPAHAPVAGMLGSATLVSGILAGLLFTFACPLLTQLSF
- the LOC128680408 gene encoding equilibrative nucleoside transporter 1-like isoform X3, giving the protein MPSYGTFSDVLQKGIFQRWEAEGEKAPFLRNEPVKLTPAWEATNLPNDTLNLKGIAMDLAPPKDRWNLIYLTLILHGLGTLTAWNMFITAKDYFVKYKLVDRPDLADNYLAYVGWASQLPNVVFNWLNIFVQIGGNLTTRIVWSLCIEVGIFVFTIILAMLDTQSIPVVFFWLTMISVLLLNAFNAIFQNSVYGVAARLPPKYTGAVVFGSNICGTLVVFLDWGSHMFGNKRTAAIYYFIAGILVLLVCFDTYFALPLNRFYRYHDTLQQRSLRANPALAAAPAPAPRVRYGAILRQAWVQLYNIFAVFFVTLTIFPSVHSEIQPITEGFLGANFVRITCFLTFNLTAMIGNITASLWQFPSRRWLSVFVTLRFLFIPFFLVCKYNVSARRLPVLVTSDYVYWAGSALFGWSSGHGSSLAMMYVSGGAVSPAHAPVAGMLGSATLVSGILAGLLFTFACPLLTQLSF